A part of Caretta caretta isolate rCarCar2 chromosome 1, rCarCar1.hap1, whole genome shotgun sequence genomic DNA contains:
- the UQCC6 gene encoding ubiquinol-cytochrome c reductase complex assembly factor 6, whose protein sequence is MQLEYSNLKCRLLFIMPAGVSWPRYLKMLSASTLAMFAGAEVVHRYYRPDLTIPEMPPKPGELKTELLGLKQRSSEVHTSQQ, encoded by the exons ATGCAG TTGGAGTATTCCAATCTCAAGTGCCGTCTGCTCTTCATCATGCCCGCTGGGGTATCTTGGCCTCGCTACTTGAAAATGCTCAGTGCAAGTACACTGGCTATGTTTGCAGGTGCAGAAGTTGTGCATAGATATTACAGACCTGATCTT acTATACCTGAAATGCCGCCTAAGCCTGGAGAACTGAAAACGGAACTCTTGGGTCTAAAACAAAGATCAAGCGAAGTTCATACTTCACAACAATGA